The proteins below are encoded in one region of Limnochorda pilosa:
- a CDS encoding pyridoxal-phosphate-dependent aminotransferase family protein — protein sequence MEPLLLIPGPTPLPQEVRDALARPMIGHRGEAFATLYRRVTARLKPLFGTGQEVLIFPGSGTGAMEAAVVNLFSPGDRVVALVAGDFGARFAAIADAFGLAVDRLEVPWGWVVSPEALRDRLRTYPPGEVRGVLITHNETSTGALSPVQELARVAHQEAGALVVVDAVSGLGGAPLALDGWGIDLLLTASQKCLMTPPGLALLALSPTAWEAAERARLPRSYWDVREARRFGARGETPYTPAVSLWFALDRALDLIEREGLDAVFERHRRMGAMVRAGARVLGLQVLAGEEHASPTVTCLLLPEGVEPAALRRSLRERGVEVAGGQGALKGSAIRIAHMGATRPQDLLVAVEALGEALREHGRDVSPQAAVEAARAQA from the coding sequence GTGGAACCGCTGCTCTTGATCCCAGGCCCCACGCCCCTGCCCCAGGAAGTACGCGACGCCCTGGCCCGTCCCATGATCGGCCACCGGGGCGAAGCCTTCGCCACGCTCTACCGCCGGGTGACCGCGCGCCTGAAGCCCCTCTTCGGCACCGGGCAGGAGGTCCTCATCTTCCCGGGATCCGGCACGGGAGCCATGGAGGCGGCGGTGGTCAACCTCTTCTCGCCCGGCGACCGGGTGGTGGCGCTGGTGGCGGGCGATTTCGGCGCCCGCTTCGCGGCCATCGCAGACGCCTTTGGACTCGCCGTGGACCGCCTGGAGGTCCCCTGGGGCTGGGTCGTCTCACCCGAGGCGCTGCGTGATCGGCTGCGCACCTACCCCCCGGGCGAGGTGCGCGGGGTGCTCATCACCCACAACGAAACGTCCACGGGCGCCCTGAGCCCGGTGCAAGAGCTGGCCCGGGTGGCGCACCAGGAGGCGGGCGCCCTGGTGGTGGTGGACGCGGTCAGCGGTCTGGGCGGGGCGCCGCTCGCGCTGGACGGGTGGGGGATCGACCTTCTTCTCACCGCCTCCCAGAAGTGCCTCATGACCCCGCCGGGGCTCGCCCTGCTGGCACTCAGCCCCACGGCCTGGGAGGCGGCGGAGCGGGCCCGGCTGCCCCGGTCCTACTGGGACGTGCGGGAAGCCCGGCGCTTTGGTGCTCGGGGTGAGACCCCCTACACGCCGGCGGTCTCGCTTTGGTTCGCACTGGACCGCGCCCTGGACCTGATCGAGCGGGAAGGGCTCGACGCCGTCTTCGAGCGGCACCGCCGGATGGGCGCCATGGTGCGGGCCGGCGCCCGTGTCCTGGGCTTGCAGGTGCTGGCCGGGGAAGAGCACGCCTCGCCCACGGTCACCTGCTTGCTCCTGCCCGAGGGCGTAGAGCCGGCCGCCCTCCGCCGCAGCCTGCGGGAGCGGGGCGTGGAGGTAGCCGGCGGGCAGGGTGCCCTCAAGGGCAGCGCGATCCGCATCGCCCACATGGGCGCCACCCGGCCCCAGGACCTCCTGGTGGCCGTGGAAGCGCTGGGCGAGGCGCTACGGGAGCACGGACGCGACGTCTCCCCGCAGGCGGCCGTGGAGGCGGCTCGGGCCCAGGCGTAG
- a CDS encoding alpha-mannosidase has translation MPDSLGWKDPLARRLEAARLRLAEFRAWSDLDERPVEEVLFEGAEGGEAVTLRPGDPWPSRGLPARFTFAVTAPRNWAGQPVRLAADVEGEALISVNGRRVGALVGPAADPLLAASRREHLLTQAARGGETFHVVIEAVPRGPFGTPVYEPRFREARALVPDPQVRALYEDLLAVWDAAQALDPTACEAERLLLVELLEQAFHRLRLPDGATGPYLAAIGRTREGHRLLRDVWDEWDPSAQGPPPPLEATHRESLEEATALLHDGLEHLRGRFGSQGALALTGHAHIDLAWLWPLDETRRKLRRTFSSVLALMEHHPDFIFNQSSAQVYRFVEEDDPELFHRLRERVAEGRWEPVGGSWVEMDCNLTSGESLVRQMLLGQRYFQRAFGRRSRVAWLPDTFGFTGALPQILRQAGIDFLFTTKVYWNDRDLFPHDLFWWEGLDGSRVLAHLLWNEGRGYNGVVQAHDLLEVWRRIRGKTRHPESLFSFGWGDGGGGPTEEMLDRYQRLKDFPALPSLRMSRVEDFFDRIDRTQILPVWTGEMYLEFHRGTYTTQGRVKQLNRRAEHRLYEAEALAAVAWSLNQAYPREELREAWETLLRNQFHDILPGSSVRVVSQEAEAELGRVVRRASALRDEAARNLAARIPAPLAAGSPEGALVVWNLRSGSHRLALEATAPAPIQGPFRLISPDGREVPWQETESGLVVTGGAPVQGVGYVSLAVVPGRPAPIAPQVRATENELENGLLRVQVNRTGALASVYDLRAHREILEGDGNRLVAFSDRPATYDAWDVDEEAFQEGLRLEAEGGPRLVEAGPLRAAIEHTYRLGGAVLRQRYVLAAGSPRLDIETWIDWTGRRTLLKALFPLAVRAHEATFETAYGAVTRPTHRNTSWDQARFEVPAHRWADLSEGGYGVSLLNDGRYGHSARGNVLGLTLLRSPIHPDPYADEGTHHFTYALYPHEGDWRNGTVAEAESLNAPLVATWTDPEGDLPPEFRLLEVGANALRLGAVKLAEDDESLIVRLYEAHGSRGEAAVRGQGPLAFGEAEEVNLLDDAEVRLPVEQAEGASLIRIRFLPYQIRSVKLTRSPRSCGQR, from the coding sequence TTGCCTGATTCCCTCGGATGGAAGGACCCCCTGGCGCGGCGGCTCGAGGCCGCACGCCTCCGCCTGGCCGAGTTCCGAGCCTGGTCCGATCTGGACGAGCGGCCCGTGGAGGAGGTGCTCTTCGAAGGGGCCGAGGGGGGCGAGGCCGTAACGCTCCGCCCCGGCGACCCCTGGCCCTCCCGGGGGCTCCCCGCCCGGTTCACCTTTGCGGTCACAGCGCCACGGAACTGGGCCGGGCAGCCCGTACGGCTCGCGGCGGACGTGGAGGGTGAGGCGCTGATCTCTGTGAACGGTCGCCGGGTGGGGGCACTGGTGGGTCCGGCCGCCGATCCGCTCCTGGCTGCCTCCCGGCGGGAGCACCTGCTCACGCAGGCAGCCCGGGGTGGCGAGACCTTCCACGTGGTCATCGAGGCGGTTCCGAGGGGGCCCTTCGGCACCCCCGTGTACGAGCCCCGCTTCCGCGAAGCCCGCGCGCTCGTGCCGGACCCCCAGGTGCGCGCCCTTTACGAGGACCTGCTGGCCGTGTGGGATGCGGCCCAGGCTCTCGACCCTACGGCGTGCGAGGCCGAGCGGCTCCTGCTGGTGGAGCTGCTGGAGCAGGCCTTCCACCGCCTACGGCTGCCCGACGGGGCAACGGGTCCCTACCTCGCCGCCATCGGCCGGACCCGGGAGGGGCACCGGCTCCTGCGGGACGTGTGGGACGAGTGGGATCCTTCGGCCCAGGGCCCGCCACCGCCGCTGGAGGCCACACACCGCGAGAGCCTGGAGGAAGCGACGGCGCTGCTGCATGATGGGCTCGAGCATCTCCGCGGCCGGTTCGGCAGCCAGGGCGCCCTGGCCCTGACCGGGCATGCCCACATCGACCTGGCCTGGCTCTGGCCCCTGGACGAGACCCGCCGTAAGCTGCGGCGCACCTTCAGCAGCGTCCTTGCTCTCATGGAGCACCATCCCGACTTCATCTTCAACCAGTCGTCGGCGCAGGTGTACCGGTTCGTGGAGGAGGACGACCCCGAGCTCTTCCACCGCCTCCGGGAGCGGGTGGCCGAGGGACGCTGGGAGCCCGTGGGCGGCTCCTGGGTGGAGATGGACTGCAACCTCACTTCGGGTGAGTCGCTGGTGCGGCAGATGCTCCTCGGCCAACGCTACTTCCAGCGCGCCTTCGGCCGGCGGAGCCGAGTGGCCTGGCTGCCCGACACCTTCGGCTTCACGGGCGCGCTACCCCAGATCCTCCGCCAGGCAGGCATCGACTTCCTCTTCACCACCAAGGTCTACTGGAACGACCGAGACCTCTTTCCCCATGACCTCTTCTGGTGGGAGGGCCTCGACGGCAGCCGGGTGCTGGCCCACCTCCTCTGGAACGAGGGGCGCGGGTACAACGGCGTCGTCCAGGCCCACGACCTGCTTGAGGTGTGGCGCCGCATTCGGGGCAAGACCCGCCATCCCGAGAGCCTTTTCTCCTTCGGTTGGGGCGATGGCGGCGGCGGGCCCACCGAGGAGATGCTCGATCGCTACCAGCGCCTGAAGGATTTCCCCGCCCTGCCCTCGCTCCGCATGAGCCGGGTCGAGGACTTCTTCGACCGCATCGACCGCACCCAGATCCTGCCCGTGTGGACCGGGGAGATGTACCTGGAGTTCCATCGGGGCACCTACACCACCCAGGGGCGGGTGAAGCAGCTCAACCGGCGCGCGGAGCACCGGCTCTACGAGGCCGAGGCCCTGGCGGCGGTAGCCTGGTCCCTGAACCAGGCCTATCCTCGAGAGGAGCTCCGGGAAGCCTGGGAGACCTTGCTCCGAAACCAGTTCCACGACATCCTGCCCGGCTCTTCCGTGCGTGTCGTCTCCCAAGAGGCGGAAGCCGAGCTCGGGCGGGTGGTGAGGCGCGCTTCGGCCTTGCGTGACGAGGCCGCCCGGAACCTGGCGGCCCGTATCCCCGCACCGCTTGCAGCCGGATCCCCCGAAGGCGCCCTGGTGGTATGGAACCTCCGCAGCGGATCGCACCGGTTGGCGCTGGAGGCGACCGCCCCTGCGCCGATCCAGGGCCCCTTCCGGCTCATCTCCCCCGACGGACGGGAGGTGCCGTGGCAGGAGACGGAAAGCGGCCTCGTCGTCACCGGCGGCGCGCCGGTTCAGGGCGTGGGCTACGTCTCGCTGGCGGTGGTCCCCGGCCGCCCTGCCCCGATCGCGCCACAGGTGCGCGCGACCGAGAACGAGTTGGAGAACGGGCTCCTGCGGGTCCAGGTGAACCGCACGGGCGCGCTCGCGAGCGTATACGACCTCCGGGCGCACCGGGAGATCCTGGAGGGAGACGGCAATCGGCTCGTGGCCTTCTCGGACCGCCCGGCCACCTACGACGCCTGGGACGTTGACGAGGAGGCTTTCCAAGAAGGTCTCCGTCTGGAGGCCGAGGGAGGCCCCCGACTCGTGGAGGCGGGACCGCTGCGGGCGGCCATCGAGCACACCTACCGCCTGGGCGGCGCCGTTCTCCGCCAGCGCTACGTGCTGGCCGCTGGCTCACCCCGGCTCGACATCGAAACCTGGATCGACTGGACGGGCCGGCGCACCCTGCTGAAAGCCCTCTTCCCCCTCGCCGTCCGTGCCCACGAGGCCACCTTCGAGACCGCGTACGGCGCCGTCACCCGCCCCACCCACCGGAACACCTCGTGGGACCAGGCCCGCTTCGAGGTACCCGCCCACCGCTGGGCGGACCTGAGCGAGGGCGGCTATGGGGTAAGCCTGCTGAACGACGGACGCTACGGGCACAGCGCCAGGGGGAACGTGCTGGGCCTCACGCTCCTCCGATCGCCCATCCACCCGGACCCTTACGCCGACGAGGGGACACACCACTTCACCTACGCCCTCTACCCCCATGAAGGCGACTGGCGGAACGGCACGGTGGCCGAGGCGGAGTCGCTCAACGCCCCCCTGGTGGCGACCTGGACGGACCCCGAGGGCGACCTGCCCCCCGAGTTCAGGCTGCTGGAGGTGGGGGCCAACGCCCTCCGCCTGGGAGCCGTGAAGCTCGCCGAGGATGACGAGAGCCTGATCGTCCGACTCTACGAGGCCCACGGGTCCCGCGGCGAGGCGGCCGTGCGGGGCCAGGGCCCGCTGGCCTTCGGCGAGGCGGAAGAGGTGAACCTGCTGGATGATGCGGAGGTCCGGCTGCCCGTGGAGCAGGCAGAGGGGGCGAGCCTGATCCGGATCCGCTTCCTGCCCTACCAGATCCGCTCGGTGAAGCTCACCCGCAGCCCACGCAGCTGCGGACAAAGGTGA
- the ilvE gene encoding branched-chain-amino-acid transaminase — MGLQIYLNGRLVPQEEATVSVFDHGLLYGDGVFEGIRLYKDRIFRLKEHVDRLYRSARAIQLQIPIGPEAMEKAIIDTVRANGLHDGYIRPIVTRGVGDLGLDPRKCSSPTVIVIASTIQLYPPELYEKGVEVVTVGTRKNVPDAVSPEVKSLNYLNMILAKLEANLSGAAEALMLNHQGYIAECSADNFFVVRNGVVATPPTSQGALGGITRETVMGLARSMGITVQERVLTRTDAWTADEAFMTGTAAEVVPVVKLDGRPLGDGTPGPITRRLMDTYARVAREEGTPVYA, encoded by the coding sequence ATGGGCTTGCAGATCTACCTGAACGGGCGGCTGGTTCCCCAGGAGGAGGCCACGGTCTCGGTCTTCGACCACGGCCTCCTTTACGGCGACGGGGTCTTCGAGGGGATCCGGCTCTACAAGGACCGCATCTTCAGGCTCAAGGAGCACGTCGACCGGCTCTACCGCTCCGCCCGGGCGATCCAGCTCCAGATTCCCATCGGCCCCGAGGCCATGGAGAAGGCCATCATCGACACGGTTCGGGCCAACGGGCTGCACGACGGGTACATCCGGCCCATCGTCACCCGCGGGGTGGGCGACCTGGGGCTCGATCCCCGCAAGTGCTCGAGCCCCACGGTGATCGTCATCGCCTCCACCATCCAGCTCTACCCGCCCGAGCTCTACGAGAAGGGCGTGGAGGTGGTCACCGTCGGCACCCGGAAGAACGTGCCGGACGCGGTGAGTCCCGAGGTGAAGTCGCTCAACTACCTGAACATGATCCTGGCCAAGCTCGAGGCCAACCTCTCCGGCGCGGCCGAGGCCCTGATGCTGAACCACCAGGGGTACATCGCCGAGTGCTCGGCCGACAACTTCTTCGTAGTGCGGAACGGCGTGGTGGCCACCCCGCCCACCTCCCAGGGGGCCCTGGGAGGCATCACACGAGAGACCGTCATGGGCCTGGCCCGCTCCATGGGCATCACCGTGCAGGAGCGGGTGCTCACCCGGACCGACGCCTGGACGGCCGACGAGGCCTTCATGACCGGCACCGCCGCCGAAGTGGTCCCCGTGGTGAAGCTCGACGGCCGGCCGCTGGGCGACGGCACGCCCGGCCCCATCACCCGCCGGCTCATGGACACCTACGCCCGGGTCGCCCGGGAGGAAGGGACGCCGGTGTACGCCTGA